The genomic segment CAGCAACACCAAGCCCAATTCCAGGCAACGCTAGTTCATCTCGGTAACACAGATACCAACCGTGGTGTTCGGGGTGAAACTTATTTTTGGACGCTGCTAAGGAACGGAAACCATAAAACGGCTCCATTGCTCGGCCCAAGAGCTCTAGAATGGCGCTGATGGTGCCACCACCATCATCTTCCACACCTTTAGGCGTGCTTAACGGCGCACCCGATAGGGACATCCATTCCAGATCATGATCTCTGGCGAACACTACAGCCTCGGAAATCAAGAATTCAATGACAGATTTGAAGCCTTGTGGATCTCTGCGCATTACATCGAGTGTGTAACCAACAATGCGGCCGCTTTCATATACCGGCAACCAACTGGTCACACCGTGGAGATAGCCTTCGTCATCGATTGCGAGAAGAAGATAAGTATCTGGATCGGATAGCTCATTGACAGTTCCAAGCGTAAAACCCATTTCCGGCAAAGCCTTCTCAGACACCCATTCTTCAGAAAGAGCAATGATCTTGTGCTGCATTTCTACACCGAGTTCATCCCATGATGACCACGTAGATGTCACTCCAGCTTTGGCAGCACGGTTGCGAGCGGTACGCACATTTTGAAAGTTTTTTCCTTTAAAGTCCGCATTGGCAGAACTTAAAACAGCTTCCTCAGCAACCCTAAGTCTATGATGCCCTGCTGTTACTCGATTTTCTGCGAATTTTTCACCCACCGAATACCATGCGACTACCCAGCCTTGGCTGTAGGCGAAGTCTTCAAAAAGAGAAGCGAGCTCATCCTGAGAGCCCGAAACCCTACCTGCCATAACAGGTTCACCAAGGGTAATCGCTACTCCTTGTTTCACTCTATAAGCAACATAACCTGAGTCTTCTGGCGCCCACCAATAGGTATTTCCACTCCAGATAGTCATCCAGGAGAGATGATCTCCACTGCCGGAACGTAGTACAGATGCCGCTTTTATCTGATCTTGCTGTGCTTTCAGATTAGGCACACCCATGAGTAAGTGATAGAGCACTGCAGCTGTGACTAGCCAAAATAGAGTCCCGGTCCATTCAAACACTGCCCATCCTGCAGGGCTTTTAGGAAAGAGCTGGTGGTTGAGCACCGTGTCGATAGTGGGTGGTAAATAACGAAATGGCAGTTCTTTGAATGCAAGACTGAACGTGGGGTGTGGATGGAACGCATGGGGGAGAAATAGCGTGGCAAGAAGCCAGAACACGGCGGTAAGAACCCAAGTGGAAATAAGAACAAACACTGACTTGGAAATCCTTGTGGTGTCAATTTTTACTTTGAATGCCGGGCGTGAAATAAGCAAGATAAAAAGCGCAAACAGCCATGGAATAATCACACTGAAAACATTGACTGACCACAATAGATCCGTTGTATCTGCTGAGAGCTTAGTAAGTTGGAAAACCAACACTGCAATTGACAGGATTTGAGCAAGTACTGCCAAAATCCAGGCTGCTCGACGTCCCTTACTTAAACCCAACGCAAGAATTACAGTAAGAATTAGAGGAATGAGGTTCGCTACCGAAGGGCCAAAGCCATGTTGCTGAAGCTGAATGAGTGCATTTTGGCACGCATCAGAATTCGCATCAGCATGACAGAGGTGATGCATATTCTCTTCAGTTACTAGAGGCTGCCAAATTAATTCCGTTGACATGGAAAAAGGCCCATGCGTTAGTGGATTTAATGCTGCCAAAACAGGTCCAGCTGCCACAATAGTAATCAAAATAGCTGTCAGGATGCGCGCTTCGCGCACTGTAAAGGATCCCGGCAACCAGGTTGCGGAAGTTAAGCGATGCCGGCGTATTTCTCCTGCAATGCTGCCGATGATGGTGGCGGTGAGCATCGTGACGTCGGCAAGCGTGCCAGTGTAAAGCAATAAGGTCAGCCCAACGCTAAAGAGCACTAGCCGTGTGCGCCGGCGCCATAAAAGTGGCATAGAGCCAGAAGCGAAAGCTGCAACGCCAAATACCCAGAAATCTGGGGTGAGCAAAACATCTGATAGGAGATCATTACCCCAGCGATTGAGATCGGCCTCTTCAATGAGATGCGCGATACCGATCCCCAGTGGTATTGAGCTTAAATGCACCACAATTACAGCGCAGAAAAAGCGAAGGCTGCCAAGGACTCTTTCAGAAGGAACTGCCAGCACCAATATCCATAAAGTAGACATTAACGCCGATGTTGTAGTGGCTGAGCTTAAACTTGCAGTGAAAAACCGAGGATCATTCAGAGCCCAAGGCAGAGTGAGACCCAGGTGCTCCACCATCGAATGATTGGTGGGATCTTCTGCACCAAAAACTACCCGTAATCCCCACATCAAGGCGATTAAGAGGAGGCTAATGGGCGCAAAGCGGAGAGACTTGCCCAGCCAATTAATAACAAACAGAAGGTATGCCTGTGCGGCCGTTGTTGAATTTTTCATTTCACACCGGCAGTCCGCCACGCTGTGCAACCCAATCAAAAGTGTTAGCTAATGCAACTCTCCACACCTGGAAAGAGTGCCCTCCAGTGACCGTATCAAAGGTGGTGGACATGCCTGCCTGGTTACTTAAATCATTGAGATGAGTCAGCGCACGCACTGCATTCTTGTCAGAACCTCCGGCGATAAATTTTCCAGCAATCCCGCTAAAAGTAGTTGCCTTAGAATCAATAGCCTGGTTGAGGAGATCTTCTGGATTGACGGCTTTAAATGCTTCTTCATCGCCGCCGAAAAGCTGATTAACGGTGTCTTGGTGCTTACCTAAGGTGGGCTCTTCTTGACCGGAGAAATTGAGAAATGATCCATAAGATTCTGGATGGTTAGTCATAATCTGCAAAGCACATGTTCCGCCGTAGCTTAAACCACCAATTGTCCAGGCACGTTGATCAGGATTTACTCGAAATTTCTCTTTGATCAACATTGGGACATCTTGAGAGAGATAACTCATAACAAGCTGAGCATCCGAATCCACACAGGCTGGGTTTCCGCTAAAAGAGCCAGTTCCATCAACGCTGATAACAATTGGACTGATTCCGTCATGGGTAGCTTGAAAATCATCTGCAATCTGTCCAGCATTTCCACTGCTAAACCATTGGTCGGGTTGCCCTGGATTTCCGGGAAGCAAAACTAACACGGGAAGTTGCGAGTTGGGGTTATTCCAATAAGCAGGTGGAATATATGCGTAGGCATCGCGGGCATTAAAATCTGATACTGAATTATCAGTTGTCCCAGCCATGGGAACCTGTACGAGAGCTCTAACTTCACGATTATCTAATGTCGGTGCAGTTTTCTGTGCTTGAAAATCTGCGTAAGTCATGGGCACTGTGGTCGGGGCTGCATTGAAAGAACCCACAGTGGGGTAAGGCTGGTAAATCATATTGACCACTAGCGCAGTGTTGAGCAAGGCAATGACAGTGAGTACCAGCATCACAACTTTTGTTCGACCCTGGCGGAAAAAGATGCTCAAAAGGGAAAATACTGCGATGCCACCAGCAGCATAAATTGTCCACGGGTTAGCATCAGGAAACGGCTTCCAGAGCTTTTCAATAAAGAGCCACACACCACCAGTGAACACGATGGATAGCAGCAAGGACCACAGCGTGCGCTTGCGGGAGTGAGCAGAAAACACTCCAAGCAAAGCCACGATGAGAGTGAGAGCTGCTATACAAATAATCACGGCCAGAGCAGTGCTATCTATAAGCGATATCGTTCGCCATTCATTCACACAGTTATTATTCTCTTCTAATTTCCAAGAAAGAGAGGGAAAACTGACGAGGTAACAGTTAATTAGTTGTAAGAACTACGTGGAATTGCTGTAAAAACAGCAGGCACATTTTTAGAGCGACAGCGTGCCGTTGGCCAAACCAATAGCTCCTGCGCTGGCTGCAATAACGAGAACAACCACTACGCCTACCTCAAAGCGGTTAAAAACTTGTTCGCGGCGATAAAGGCGGGTCCAGACATAAGGGATCAAACCAGTCAGCATAGCCATCGCACCAAAGAGCACATACTGCGGTTCAGCGGCATAAAACAGCCATACTGAATAAACTAGAGCCACGATACCCACAATTAAGTGTTTGCGGTTTTCCTGACTAGAAATCTCTGGGCCGGAATCATTAAAACGAGTACCAGCATGTGGATGCGTAATGCCTTTTCCGCGAGTAGCAAGCAGAACTAGATAGATCGCAGAGAACAGATAAGGCACAAGATAAAGATTTGTGGCCAACTGAACCATAGAGACATAGGTGGTCTCGTTGAAGAAGAACACAATGACAACGATCTGGATAACGATGGTCGAAATCAGTTGAGCCATCCATGCTGCACCACGGCGATTAATAGCACCGATTTTCTTTGGAATTAGCCCATCCATTGCCATCAATGCAAGCGGTTCCGCACACAGCATCTGCCAGGACACATATGCACCCAGCACAGAAAGGCAGAGGCCGAGAGAAATCAACGCTGCACCCCAAGGGCCAACCACAGCTTCTAGGACAGAGGCCATGGAATTATCTGGCAGTGCTGCCAATTCAGCTTGAGTAAGAACACCGAAGCTCAACGAAGAAATAGACACCAATAACAGCAAGACCGCAACAAAACCAATGATGGTTGAGCGACTGACATCGCTGCGGGAGCGTGCTTGTCGGGAATAGACCGATGCACCTTCAATACCAATAAAGACCCACACGGTATACACCATGATGCCCTTGACCTGATCAAAAATACTGCCCACATCGCCGTCACGTGCCCAAAAATCAAGCGTGAACTTTTCCCAGCTAAAGCCTAAGAAAGCCACCAAAA from the Corynebacterium crudilactis genome contains:
- a CDS encoding alpha/beta hydrolase-fold protein: MNEWRTISLIDSTALAVIICIAALTLIVALLGVFSAHSRKRTLWSLLLSIVFTGGVWLFIEKLWKPFPDANPWTIYAAGGIAVFSLLSIFFRQGRTKVVMLVLTVIALLNTALVVNMIYQPYPTVGSFNAAPTTVPMTYADFQAQKTAPTLDNREVRALVQVPMAGTTDNSVSDFNARDAYAYIPPAYWNNPNSQLPVLVLLPGNPGQPDQWFSSGNAGQIADDFQATHDGISPIVISVDGTGSFSGNPACVDSDAQLVMSYLSQDVPMLIKEKFRVNPDQRAWTIGGLSYGGTCALQIMTNHPESYGSFLNFSGQEEPTLGKHQDTVNQLFGGDEEAFKAVNPEDLLNQAIDSKATTFSGIAGKFIAGGSDKNAVRALTHLNDLSNQAGMSTTFDTVTGGHSFQVWRVALANTFDWVAQRGGLPV
- a CDS encoding amino acid permease; this encodes MHNQQNAVSSSEAAATSRTVSIRTLIALIIGSTVGAGIFSIPQNIGSVAGPGAMLIGWLIAGVGMLSVAFVFHVLARRKPHLDSGVYAYARVGLGDYVGFSSAWGYWLGSVIAQVGYATLFFSTVGHYVPLFSSDHPFISALAVSALTWLVFGVVSRGISQAAFLTTVTTVAKILPLLCFIILVAFLGFSWEKFTLDFWARDGDVGSIFDQVKGIMVYTVWVFIGIEGASVYSRQARSRSDVSRSTIIGFVAVLLLLVSISSLSFGVLTQAELAALPDNSMASVLEAVVGPWGAALISLGLCLSVLGAYVSWQMLCAEPLALMAMDGLIPKKIGAINRRGAAWMAQLISTIVIQIVVIVFFFNETTYVSMVQLATNLYLVPYLFSAIYLVLLATRGKGITHPHAGTRFNDSGPEISSQENRKHLIVGIVALVYSVWLFYAAEPQYVLFGAMAMLTGLIPYVWTRLYRREQVFNRFEVGVVVVLVIAASAGAIGLANGTLSL
- a CDS encoding bifunctional lysylphosphatidylglycerol flippase/synthetase MprF, with protein sequence MKNSTTAAQAYLLFVINWLGKSLRFAPISLLLIALMWGLRVVFGAEDPTNHSMVEHLGLTLPWALNDPRFFTASLSSATTTSALMSTLWILVLAVPSERVLGSLRFFCAVIVVHLSSIPLGIGIAHLIEEADLNRWGNDLLSDVLLTPDFWVFGVAAFASGSMPLLWRRRTRLVLFSVGLTLLLYTGTLADVTMLTATIIGSIAGEIRRHRLTSATWLPGSFTVREARILTAILITIVAAGPVLAALNPLTHGPFSMSTELIWQPLVTEENMHHLCHADANSDACQNALIQLQQHGFGPSVANLIPLILTVILALGLSKGRRAAWILAVLAQILSIAVLVFQLTKLSADTTDLLWSVNVFSVIIPWLFALFILLISRPAFKVKIDTTRISKSVFVLISTWVLTAVFWLLATLFLPHAFHPHPTFSLAFKELPFRYLPPTIDTVLNHQLFPKSPAGWAVFEWTGTLFWLVTAAVLYHLLMGVPNLKAQQDQIKAASVLRSGSGDHLSWMTIWSGNTYWWAPEDSGYVAYRVKQGVAITLGEPVMAGRVSGSQDELASLFEDFAYSQGWVVAWYSVGEKFAENRVTAGHHRLRVAEEAVLSSANADFKGKNFQNVRTARNRAAKAGVTSTWSSWDELGVEMQHKIIALSEEWVSEKALPEMGFTLGTVNELSDPDTYLLLAIDDEGYLHGVTSWLPVYESGRIVGYTLDVMRRDPQGFKSVIEFLISEAVVFARDHDLEWMSLSGAPLSTPKGVEDDGGGTISAILELLGRAMEPFYGFRSLAASKNKFHPEHHGWYLCYRDELALPGIGLGVAACYLNEFPLPSWLKKTTTRATIHS